A genomic segment from Thermotoga neapolitana DSM 4359 encodes:
- a CDS encoding transaldolase family protein: MKFFLDSANLEEIKYAIKKWKIDGITTNPRHLMVAGMTVEDFAREVKELVEGTHITVSLEVNPHLEDPKEIVDQATSLASLSNNFVIKIPATESGFEALAELSSKGVKVNITLVFNLVQALQAARLGAYYISPFVGWREERGELNTDFINQIVKAVKGYGYSSQIIVAAVRSAKHFVEAALAGADIVTAGFQVYKRAFDNPYTRMGLQIFSDAWNSIYGR, encoded by the coding sequence ATGAAATTTTTCCTGGACAGTGCCAATCTTGAAGAGATAAAGTATGCCATCAAAAAATGGAAAATCGACGGTATAACAACCAATCCCAGGCATCTCATGGTAGCGGGAATGACTGTAGAAGATTTCGCCAGAGAGGTAAAAGAACTCGTTGAAGGCACTCACATAACGGTTAGCTTGGAAGTGAATCCTCATTTAGAAGATCCCAAGGAGATCGTTGATCAGGCTACTTCGTTGGCATCTCTTTCGAACAATTTTGTAATAAAGATACCAGCCACCGAAAGTGGTTTTGAAGCATTAGCGGAGTTATCTTCGAAAGGAGTAAAAGTTAACATAACACTCGTTTTCAACTTGGTACAAGCGTTGCAAGCGGCAAGACTTGGTGCTTACTACATAAGTCCGTTCGTTGGATGGAGGGAAGAAAGAGGAGAATTAAATACTGATTTTATAAATCAAATTGTCAAAGCAGTAAAAGGTTATGGTTACAGTTCCCAAATAATCGTAGCGGCCGTTAGATCTGCAAAACATTTTGTGGAAGCAGCACTAGCAGGAGCGGATATTGTAACAGCGGGTTTTCAGGTGTACAAACGGGCCTTTGATAATCCTTACACCCGCATGGGACTCCAGATATTCTCTGATGCCTGGAACAGTATATACGGGAGGTGA
- a CDS encoding L-fucose/L-arabinose isomerase family protein, whose translation MINLINLILVPSVRSTYEVSEGRRIFNEELENLQKMQDINWFYPSDVIEYTENLEAFLNKMRKEDIDGIVLMSATFHLGDIALLLAQKFYDVPILCWAVPEPPYSSEGRVRLNSLVGAHLDVSNLKKIGKKDVEFVYGSSKSEHFQEKFIEWINIIKINKTLKGAKIGLVGGHAKTFLNIDVYEPLLLKEIGVTVEHIPLSFVFNLNLDRNSIENLKEEIEKTYDTEKLNEDKKSKVCKLIVSFKRILETGKFSALAVRCWPEFASYYGISPCAAMAWNMAQGSILSCEGDVLGAVTMLMLKAIGCKDMYLADISQIIEKDSSLLMWHCGVAPHTLWDGVSKKSLETYFAGGKGVTTDFVLKPGHVTIVRLDHTDNEWRLFITEGEAVHTKQELKGTYVKVRVKDPLKLVDTLIENGFPHHVVLGYGSFTRSLIKFAKTKGWRVVSDD comes from the coding sequence GTGATTAACTTGATCAACCTCATTCTTGTTCCATCGGTGAGAAGTACTTATGAAGTTTCAGAAGGAAGAAGAATATTCAATGAAGAACTAGAAAATTTGCAAAAGATGCAAGATATAAATTGGTTTTACCCAAGCGATGTTATAGAATACACCGAAAATCTTGAAGCGTTTCTTAATAAAATGCGCAAAGAGGACATCGACGGAATTGTGTTAATGAGTGCGACTTTTCATTTGGGAGACATAGCCCTCCTCCTCGCTCAGAAATTTTATGACGTACCCATTCTATGCTGGGCTGTTCCTGAACCGCCCTATTCTTCTGAGGGAAGAGTTAGACTAAACTCACTCGTTGGGGCACATCTGGATGTATCGAACCTCAAAAAGATTGGAAAAAAAGACGTTGAGTTTGTATATGGATCATCAAAGAGTGAACATTTTCAAGAAAAATTCATCGAATGGATCAACATCATAAAAATCAACAAGACTTTAAAAGGTGCAAAAATAGGGCTAGTTGGAGGTCATGCAAAGACTTTTCTCAACATCGACGTGTATGAACCTCTTCTTCTCAAAGAGATTGGAGTAACAGTGGAACACATTCCTTTGAGCTTCGTTTTTAATTTAAACCTTGACAGAAATTCCATTGAAAATTTGAAAGAGGAAATTGAGAAAACCTACGACACTGAAAAATTGAATGAAGACAAGAAAAGCAAGGTATGTAAGTTGATCGTTTCTTTTAAACGAATACTTGAAACAGGCAAATTCAGCGCGCTGGCCGTAAGATGCTGGCCTGAATTTGCATCGTATTACGGCATTTCACCGTGTGCTGCTATGGCCTGGAATATGGCACAGGGTTCTATTCTAAGCTGCGAAGGGGATGTTCTTGGGGCAGTAACAATGTTAATGCTCAAGGCAATAGGCTGTAAAGACATGTATCTAGCGGACATCAGCCAGATCATAGAAAAAGATTCCTCCCTTTTAATGTGGCATTGTGGGGTTGCTCCTCATACGCTTTGGGATGGTGTATCCAAAAAATCCCTGGAGACTTATTTTGCTGGTGGAAAAGGTGTAACAACTGATTTCGTTCTTAAACCAGGACATGTGACCATTGTTCGTCTTGACCATACAGATAATGAATGGAGGCTTTTCATAACCGAAGGTGAAGCCGTTCACACAAAGCAAGAGTTAAAGGGAACCTATGTGAAAGTGCGCGTTAAAGATCCTCTAAAACTTGTGGATACCCTCATCGAAAATGGATTCCCACACCATGTTGTCCTTGGATACGGATCTTTCACAAGAAGCCTTATCAAGTTTGCAAAAACAAAAGGTTGGAGGGTTGTAAGTGATGATTAA
- the larA gene encoding nickel-dependent lactate racemase encodes MVITVPYGKGHLSLEFPENLKVDVLQSRRSSIPSLGEDKINTEIKKNLEKLAISAKIVGVAIPDQTRPNISEKILPFLVKVLLEKDAKEVRICIGTGLHRNPTEDEIRKLIPLHRNERIKVYINNALDKKSLSFLGHTRFGTPVWIMKHFAESDIKIAVSVVEEHQFAGFSGGAKAVAIGLGGEETISGNHSKMKFQRAKMGVIDGNPVREEIDEIGEMVGLDLLINSVLNEKKEIIGLFVGEHPHSHRMACEFVKKISGIPVKRLYDLVVVSPGGYPRDIDLYQSQKALAVAQEFCKPGGTIVLLAECSKGFGDEGGYVPVLERARSPEEVIENFDFSNFKVGPHKAFLIAQTLIKCRVKILSTLPAERLRNMFFEPIVNFEEAIKEIEPKSSVCVIPNASQIIPVQGKEEKL; translated from the coding sequence ATGGTGATAACCGTTCCATATGGAAAGGGCCATTTATCACTGGAATTTCCAGAAAATTTAAAAGTAGATGTTTTGCAAAGCAGAAGAAGCAGCATTCCCTCTTTAGGAGAAGATAAAATAAACACCGAAATCAAGAAAAATCTGGAAAAACTGGCGATTTCAGCAAAAATCGTAGGTGTGGCGATACCAGATCAAACAAGGCCAAACATCTCGGAAAAGATATTGCCTTTCCTCGTAAAGGTTTTACTTGAAAAGGATGCCAAAGAAGTGCGAATTTGCATCGGAACAGGTCTACACAGAAATCCAACAGAGGATGAAATACGAAAATTGATACCTTTGCACAGAAACGAAAGGATAAAAGTTTATATAAACAACGCACTTGACAAAAAGAGTTTATCTTTCCTAGGTCACACAAGATTCGGTACTCCCGTTTGGATCATGAAACATTTCGCAGAATCCGATATAAAAATCGCCGTTTCTGTGGTTGAAGAACATCAATTTGCCGGTTTCTCCGGTGGAGCAAAAGCGGTCGCTATAGGGCTGGGCGGTGAGGAAACGATTTCCGGGAACCATTCAAAAATGAAATTCCAGAGAGCTAAAATGGGTGTTATCGATGGAAATCCTGTCAGGGAAGAAATCGATGAAATAGGTGAAATGGTTGGACTGGATCTTCTTATTAACTCTGTTCTGAATGAGAAAAAAGAGATCATAGGTCTTTTTGTGGGGGAGCATCCCCATTCCCATAGGATGGCGTGTGAGTTTGTAAAGAAAATCAGTGGAATTCCTGTGAAGAGGCTTTATGATCTTGTGGTAGTATCCCCTGGTGGCTATCCGAGGGATATTGATCTATACCAATCTCAAAAAGCACTTGCTGTTGCACAGGAGTTCTGTAAACCCGGGGGAACCATTGTCCTTTTGGCAGAGTGTTCGAAAGGATTCGGCGATGAGGGCGGGTATGTCCCTGTTCTGGAGAGAGCACGTTCTCCAGAAGAAGTGATTGAAAACTTCGACTTTAGTAATTTCAAAGTAGGACCTCACAAGGCTTTTTTAATAGCACAGACCCTCATCAAATGTAGGGTTAAAATCTTATCAACATTACCTGCTGAGAGGTTGAGAAACATGTTCTTTGAACCCATAGTGAACTTCGAAGAAGCTATAAAAGAAATAGAGCCAAAATCGTCTGTTTGTGTCATACCAAATGCTTCGCAAATCATACCTGTTCAGGGGAAGGAGGAGAAACTATGA
- a CDS encoding FadR/GntR family transcriptional regulator: protein MSKVHETVKEIERLIREMNLKEGDRLPPERELCEKIGASRIIVREALSFLKASGIIKSRRGSGNYVIKIPSEEKQAIQTSSL, encoded by the coding sequence GTGTCCAAGGTTCATGAAACGGTAAAAGAAATAGAAAGGTTGATAAGAGAAATGAATCTTAAAGAAGGAGATCGTCTACCACCCGAAAGGGAATTGTGTGAAAAAATAGGAGCGTCTCGTATAATTGTTAGAGAGGCTCTTAGTTTCCTTAAGGCTTCGGGTATTATAAAAAGCAGAAGGGGTAGTGGTAACTACGTAATAAAAATACCTTCAGAGGAAAAACAAGCAATCCAAACTTCTAGCCTATGA
- a CDS encoding UxaA family hydrolase, with protein MKVDFLVHKAGDDVGVAVRDISKGEKIKGKTLEGEIFYELEAKEDIPLGHKIALRDIKEGEKVKEYGEIIGRATKDISKGSHVHVHNIRSLRWG; from the coding sequence ATGAAGGTAGATTTCCTGGTTCACAAAGCTGGTGATGATGTGGGAGTGGCCGTGCGAGACATATCTAAGGGAGAGAAAATCAAAGGAAAGACACTGGAAGGAGAGATTTTCTATGAATTGGAAGCAAAAGAAGATATTCCCCTTGGGCACAAAATAGCGTTGAGGGATATTAAAGAGGGAGAGAAAGTAAAAGAATACGGGGAGATAATCGGCAGGGCAACAAAAGACATATCGAAAGGATCTCATGTCCATGTTCATAACATTCGAAGTCTGCGATGGGGGTGA
- a CDS encoding aldehyde dehydrogenase family protein — MKMLVAGRWVDRDEKIEVLNPYDGSLVDTVPVASEEDIEEAISKAVEGAKIMKRMPIWKRVEILEKTSELLKERYKEIAVLLVKESGKTIREAEAEVLRTAELFRMSAEEAKRIHGETLPFDSLKGSERKRGYFVREPVGIVAAIVPFNVPLALCAHKVGPAIAAGNAVIIKPPTQDPLTNLVLGEILLEAGMPSEAVSILTGPGSRVGTPIVRDERIRMVSFTGSVPVGKTIMKNVGLKKVSMELGSNSPLIVTETGNLEKAVKATVSGGFSLAGQVCISVQRVYVHKKVFNDFVDLLIEEVKKIKVGDPMSRDTDMGPVIDEPNALRIESWIKEAVDKGAKLAIGGERNYTLISPTVLLEVPKDTKIMTEELFGPAVAVNSFEVFEEALEEANSTKYGLQVGVFTSKIDEAFEAIEKLEFGGVLINEGPRYRADFMPYGGYKESGIGREGIKFAIEEMTEIKTVIFDLRE, encoded by the coding sequence ATGAAAATGCTGGTTGCGGGCAGATGGGTTGATAGAGATGAAAAGATAGAGGTCTTGAATCCTTATGATGGAAGTTTAGTCGATACGGTTCCAGTTGCCTCGGAAGAGGATATAGAAGAAGCAATAAGCAAAGCTGTTGAAGGTGCAAAGATCATGAAAAGGATGCCTATCTGGAAGCGGGTTGAGATTCTTGAGAAAACCTCAGAGCTTCTCAAGGAAAGATACAAGGAAATCGCTGTTCTTCTGGTCAAGGAATCTGGGAAAACCATAAGAGAAGCAGAAGCAGAAGTCCTCAGAACTGCTGAACTCTTCAGGATGTCTGCGGAAGAAGCAAAAAGGATTCATGGTGAAACGCTTCCTTTTGATTCATTGAAAGGTTCTGAAAGAAAAAGGGGCTATTTTGTGAGAGAACCGGTTGGAATCGTTGCCGCAATTGTTCCATTCAACGTTCCTCTTGCCCTCTGCGCCCATAAGGTTGGCCCAGCTATAGCAGCAGGGAACGCTGTGATTATAAAGCCCCCAACCCAGGATCCTCTTACGAACCTGGTTTTAGGGGAAATCTTACTTGAAGCGGGAATGCCTTCAGAAGCGGTCAGTATCTTGACGGGACCTGGAAGCAGAGTAGGAACCCCTATAGTAAGAGATGAAAGAATCAGGATGGTAAGTTTCACAGGCAGCGTTCCTGTGGGAAAAACCATTATGAAAAATGTTGGCTTGAAGAAAGTATCCATGGAATTGGGTTCAAACAGCCCTCTCATTGTAACTGAAACTGGTAACTTAGAAAAAGCCGTGAAAGCAACCGTTTCGGGTGGTTTTTCGCTTGCCGGTCAGGTCTGCATTTCCGTTCAGAGAGTCTATGTTCACAAAAAGGTTTTCAACGATTTTGTTGATCTCCTCATAGAGGAGGTAAAGAAGATAAAAGTGGGAGATCCTATGTCTAGGGATACCGACATGGGACCGGTCATCGATGAACCGAATGCTTTGAGAATAGAAAGCTGGATAAAAGAAGCCGTCGATAAGGGCGCAAAACTTGCCATCGGAGGAGAGCGTAACTATACCTTGATATCTCCTACCGTTCTCCTTGAGGTTCCGAAAGATACCAAGATCATGACCGAGGAACTGTTTGGGCCAGCCGTTGCTGTAAATTCTTTCGAAGTTTTTGAAGAAGCTCTCGAAGAAGCCAACTCAACAAAATATGGCCTTCAGGTGGGTGTCTTCACTTCAAAGATAGATGAAGCGTTTGAGGCAATCGAAAAACTCGAATTTGGAGGAGTTTTGATAAATGAAGGACCAAGGTACAGGGCAGATTTCATGCCTTATGGTGGCTATAAAGAAAGCGGTATAGGAAGAGAAGGTATCAAATTCGCCATAGAAGAGATGACAGAGATAAAGACCGTCATCTTTGATTTGAGGGAGTGA
- a CDS encoding FCD domain-containing protein: MDELIIAREFLDKAIAEFYISNFSLQMIQDMEHHLSLMKEYFEQKKFRALTESDVMFHKVYAKAARNSIIFHLMENLLDYMKSRVWYVLKKDYLADSDYQKRSIEIHEEILRSIISNDKKRLIESIEKHYKNILDHLNS; the protein is encoded by the coding sequence TTGGATGAGTTGATAATTGCGCGCGAATTTTTAGACAAAGCTATAGCAGAATTTTACATTTCAAACTTTTCGCTTCAAATGATTCAGGACATGGAACATCATCTTTCTTTGATGAAAGAGTACTTCGAACAGAAAAAATTTCGTGCTTTAACAGAGTCAGATGTTATGTTTCATAAAGTTTATGCTAAAGCAGCAAGAAATTCTATAATTTTCCACCTGATGGAAAACCTGCTAGATTATATGAAAAGCCGTGTCTGGTACGTATTGAAAAAGGACTATCTCGCTGATTCGGATTATCAAAAAAGATCAATAGAAATCCATGAAGAGATCCTTCGTTCTATAATCTCAAACGACAAAAAGCGTCTAATTGAATCCATAGAAAAGCATTATAAAAACATTCTTGATCATCTTAATTCCTGA
- a CDS encoding alpha-glucosidase — protein sequence MIKHEIKGNQFYVAVNDHILISSKNIWEGFGKERIKEYHGHFTIKSTVKEYYPFKGSIELVSENPFEIHIKSSRDINRLLIKTELAKDEVIFGGGEQYSELNLKGKRFPLFVQEQGVGRGKNLISLLAYLKKVRGSWYSTYFPQPVFFSNKGYGIVFKTYAPMIVDLRKNIALFEIWSNECNIIVLSGTLEEMVRDLFKIFGGAFDYEDWMFGVWLASQGGTENIERIIKTAREWNIPVHAVWAQDWCGKVYTKFGRQVFWNWEYDKEDYHDLPEYIKKWHEEGIRFLGYINPFLNKEGNLYKEALEKGYLVKKKDGSVYDIVVTTFPAGLIDLSNPDAFEWYKSIILNNMISIGMDGWMADFGEYLPMDAVLKYSSGKEYHNKYPVEWARLNFEAVKASSKKVVYFMRAGFLGSTRFCPAFWTGDQNVDWSFSDGLPTVIPAMTSSSLCGVRHIHFDIGGYTSLFWMKRTPELFMRWTEIAAFSPVMRTHQTNRPVSNIQFDSNHDILRHFSKMANMHVLLIDYLKVEFKKAIDENLPVVKHLALNYPEDPESWQIKYQYLLGNDILVAPVLKKKTRKWKVFLPRREKWVHLWTEKMFSGGWIEIDAPLGEPPVFVRLGSEFLEKILAASRDVQELR from the coding sequence ATGATTAAGCACGAAATAAAGGGAAATCAATTCTACGTTGCTGTAAATGATCACATACTGATATCTTCAAAGAATATATGGGAAGGATTTGGTAAGGAAAGGATCAAAGAATACCATGGCCACTTCACCATAAAATCAACTGTAAAAGAATATTACCCTTTTAAAGGTAGTATAGAATTGGTATCTGAAAACCCCTTTGAAATTCACATAAAATCTTCCAGAGACATCAACAGGCTGCTGATAAAAACTGAATTGGCGAAAGATGAAGTAATATTTGGTGGAGGAGAACAGTATAGTGAGTTGAATCTTAAGGGCAAAAGATTTCCTCTGTTCGTTCAGGAACAGGGTGTGGGAAGAGGTAAGAATCTGATTTCACTTCTAGCCTACCTGAAAAAAGTTAGAGGTTCGTGGTACAGCACTTACTTTCCCCAGCCTGTTTTTTTCTCCAATAAAGGGTATGGTATCGTATTCAAAACCTACGCTCCTATGATCGTTGATTTGAGAAAAAATATTGCCTTGTTCGAAATATGGAGTAACGAGTGCAACATAATCGTTTTGTCCGGAACATTAGAGGAAATGGTAAGAGATTTATTCAAAATTTTCGGGGGCGCTTTTGATTACGAAGACTGGATGTTCGGTGTCTGGTTGGCTTCTCAAGGTGGAACGGAGAATATTGAACGCATTATAAAGACTGCGAGAGAATGGAATATCCCTGTTCATGCCGTATGGGCGCAAGATTGGTGTGGAAAAGTGTATACCAAATTCGGGAGACAGGTATTTTGGAACTGGGAGTACGATAAAGAAGACTATCACGATCTACCTGAGTATATCAAAAAGTGGCACGAAGAGGGTATTCGTTTCTTGGGTTACATAAATCCGTTCCTTAATAAAGAAGGGAACCTATACAAAGAAGCTCTGGAGAAAGGATATTTAGTGAAAAAAAAGGATGGAAGCGTATATGACATAGTAGTGACTACCTTCCCAGCGGGTCTTATAGATCTGAGCAATCCAGATGCGTTTGAGTGGTACAAATCAATAATTCTAAACAACATGATATCAATAGGAATGGATGGATGGATGGCAGACTTCGGAGAATATTTGCCAATGGATGCCGTGTTGAAATATTCCAGTGGAAAGGAGTATCACAACAAATACCCTGTGGAATGGGCCAGGTTAAACTTCGAAGCAGTAAAAGCATCTTCAAAAAAGGTGGTCTATTTTATGCGCGCTGGATTTTTGGGATCCACTAGATTCTGTCCAGCCTTCTGGACAGGTGATCAGAATGTAGATTGGTCGTTCAGCGATGGTTTGCCAACCGTAATTCCTGCTATGACGAGTTCTAGCCTCTGTGGAGTTCGACACATACACTTCGACATAGGAGGATACACATCCTTGTTCTGGATGAAGCGAACACCAGAGCTGTTTATGAGATGGACAGAAATAGCAGCCTTTTCCCCCGTTATGCGAACACACCAGACCAACCGTCCCGTGTCAAACATACAGTTCGATTCTAATCATGACATATTAAGACACTTTTCTAAGATGGCTAATATGCACGTTCTTTTGATAGATTATCTGAAGGTAGAATTCAAAAAAGCTATAGATGAGAATCTACCTGTTGTAAAACACCTAGCTTTGAACTATCCAGAGGATCCTGAGTCCTGGCAGATAAAGTATCAGTATCTACTGGGGAATGATATCTTGGTTGCACCTGTACTGAAGAAGAAAACAAGAAAGTGGAAGGTTTTTCTTCCAAGAAGGGAAAAATGGGTACATCTTTGGACAGAAAAGATGTTCTCTGGAGGATGGATAGAGATTGATGCTCCTCTTGGAGAACCACCTGTTTTCGTAAGACTTGGTTCTGAATTTCTAGAAAAAATACTTGCTGCATCGAGAGATGTTCAGGAATTAAGATGA
- a CDS encoding UxaA family hydrolase, producing the protein MERTILGYVRENGKVGVRNYVLLLPVDDISNAVVEAVEKSVAGTLALPHPYGRLQFGKDLELFFKTLIGTGSNPNVAAVVVVGIEPKWTHRVADEIAKTGKPVEAFWVEGSGQLKTIERVSRVAVKMVEDATNLKREPVDISELIISLKCGESDTTSGLGANRVVGRFTERFLEIGGTVLFGETTELTGAEHIIASRFKREEDREKFMQIFNEYQELIKSQGVDLLGSQPTEGNIAGGLSTIEEKALGNIQKIGNAKIDGALDFLEEIPGKGLYFMNTSSAAAEAVTLFAAAGAVIHLFPTGQGNPIGNPIIPVVKITANPKTAQVMSEHIDVDVSQVLTEGMSIDEAADKLWQRVIETANGRMVRAEILNHKEFVLTKLYRSA; encoded by the coding sequence ATGGAAAGAACAATTCTAGGTTATGTCAGAGAGAATGGCAAAGTGGGTGTTAGAAACTATGTCCTTCTGTTACCTGTGGATGATATTTCGAATGCTGTTGTGGAAGCCGTTGAAAAATCCGTGGCTGGCACGCTGGCTCTTCCTCATCCTTATGGAAGACTGCAGTTTGGTAAGGACCTAGAGCTGTTCTTTAAAACCTTGATAGGAACTGGTTCCAATCCTAACGTTGCAGCCGTTGTGGTGGTTGGAATAGAGCCAAAGTGGACTCATAGAGTAGCAGATGAAATTGCAAAGACTGGTAAACCGGTTGAAGCCTTCTGGGTGGAGGGAAGCGGCCAACTGAAAACTATAGAAAGGGTGTCAAGAGTAGCTGTGAAAATGGTTGAGGATGCAACCAATTTGAAAAGAGAGCCAGTTGATATAAGTGAACTCATAATCAGTTTAAAATGTGGGGAATCTGATACAACTTCAGGTTTGGGTGCAAACAGAGTTGTTGGGAGATTTACAGAGAGGTTTTTGGAAATAGGTGGAACTGTGCTCTTCGGTGAAACTACGGAGCTAACGGGGGCCGAGCATATCATAGCATCCAGGTTCAAGAGAGAAGAAGATAGAGAAAAATTCATGCAAATTTTCAACGAATATCAGGAACTTATAAAATCACAGGGAGTGGATCTTCTGGGATCACAGCCAACAGAGGGGAACATAGCGGGTGGATTGAGCACGATAGAGGAAAAGGCTCTTGGAAACATACAAAAAATAGGCAATGCGAAGATAGATGGTGCTCTAGACTTTCTTGAAGAAATACCTGGTAAAGGACTTTACTTCATGAACACATCCTCCGCAGCCGCAGAGGCTGTGACACTGTTTGCGGCAGCAGGTGCCGTTATTCACCTCTTCCCAACAGGACAAGGTAACCCCATAGGCAATCCCATTATACCTGTTGTGAAAATAACAGCAAATCCAAAGACCGCTCAGGTTATGTCAGAACACATCGATGTCGATGTTTCCCAGGTTTTAACAGAAGGAATGAGCATCGATGAAGCTGCTGACAAACTATGGCAAAGAGTGATTGAAACAGCCAATGGTCGAATGGTAAGAGCAGAAATACTGAATCACAAAGAATTTGTTCTCACAAAACTTTACAGGAGTGCCTAA